ACGCGCACGATGCCCACCCCGGCGCTGCCGGGCGCGGTGGCGATGGCGGCGATGGTGTCTTGCAGTCCGGAGCGCGTCACCCGCGCAGGCTAGCACCGCCCCGGCAGGGGTCACCAGGGTCGCGCGTCTTCTGGTCGCTCCTCATAGTCGCCCCTCATGCTGCGGCCATAGCATGCGGTCATGCGTTCAAGCCTGCTTTCTGCCCCGCGTTCGGGGTTGCCTTCCAAGGTGTTCTCGCTTCGTGTGTTCCCTCGTGTCTCCCCGCGCTCCGCCCTGCTGCTGGGCGCGCTGCTGTCCTCTGCGGCGCTGGCGCAGACCGCCCCGGCAGCGGCCCCCGCCACCACTCCGGCCGCACCGGTCAAGGGTGCGTCGTCGGCCACCAGCCGCCCGGTCAGCGCGCTGGCAGTCGAGGTGAGTGCCGCCGTGACGGGCCGGATCATCAGCTGCCCGGCGTCCCTGAAGCTCAGCGCGAACGCCGTGTGCGTGTACTCGCAGTCCGGGGCGGGCACGCTGCGCGCCCTGCTGAAAGGCAAACTGGGCGCGCGGGCAGGCGAGTGGAAGACCACCGGGAAGTCCAGCGTGCTGACGGCCGCCCCGGCCGCCGGGAGCGCCGCGAACGCGTTCGTGCTGCTCAGCCCGCTGGGTGACAGGGAAACGCTGGTTGTCGTGGACAGCCTGAAGGTCGCCGCTCCCGCCGCGAAGGTCACGGTGCCGGCCGGTGTCACGAAGGGTCAGCCGTACGTGCTGGGCAGCGACCTGGTGGGCGTCGTGAAGGTCACGTCGCTGGGCGGCGGCAAGTACCGCCTGAGCACCGAGGACGACGGCCTGCTGACCGTCACGGCCGGGCAGAAGGCCGCGCAGACCGCCGGGGGAACCGTGGAACTGCCGCTGGCGCCCGTCACGGACGGCCGGAACCTGATCTTCCCGCTGGCTGGCCTGCGCGCCCTGGGCTGCACCGTGACCCCGGCGGGCAGTAACCTGACGGTCGCGTGCGGGGCCGACAGCGTGGGCCTGCGCCCCATCGTGTTCTGACCTGAATGGCGGGTGCGGACGCACCGGCACCGTTTACGACCCCTTCATGCTCTGCGCGTGAGGGGGTCGTTCGCACCTGCCGGGGGCGTAAACGCGTCATGATAGGCGGCGAGCCCACATCGACTGGCCCGCGTGCCCGGACCGCCCTGCGGCGGACGCGGCGGGCCGAACTCCCAGGAGGAACCACCATGAGCATCCTTGACCGACTGTCCCGACTGCTGCGCGCCAACGTGAACGACCTGATCAGCCGCGCCGAGGACCCCGGCCTGATCATCGAGCAGGCCCTGCGCGACATGCGCGCCGCGTACGCCGAGGCCCGCAGCGAGGTGGCCGACGCCATGAGCCAGAACGCCAAACTGGACCGCGAGGCCAGCAGTAACCGCCGCATGGCCGCCGAGTACGAGAAGAAGGCCGAGGAGGCGCTGCGTGGCGGCAGCGAGGACCTCGCGCGGGAGGCGCTGCGCCGCTCGCAGAACGCCAAGGATCTCGCGGCGGGTTTCGAGGAGCAACTGGCGTTGCAGAGCAGCACCGTCGAGCAGCTGAAAACCCAGTTGCGTGCCCTGGAAGCCAAGATCGACGAGATGGAAAGCAAGAAGAGCCTGCTGGCCGCCCGGCAGAAGACCGCGCAGGCCGGGGCGACCCTGGACCGCGTCTCGGGTTTCGACAGGGCGGGCGGCGCGATGGACGCCTTCGAGGAGATGGAGCAGAAGGTCTCCGGCATGGAGGATCGCAACCGCGCCATGCAGGAACTGCGCCAGGAGAACGACTTCGACGCGCAGCTCAAGGACCTGGGGCGCGGGCAGGCGCTCGACGACGCCATGGCCGCCCTGAAAGCCAAGGTGTCCGGCGACAAGAGCTGAGCGTCGCCTCCGGTGCGGGGTGGGTGGGGCCGCGTCCCTGCCCGCCCCTTTTCTGGCTGGAACGCTGCCCGCCGGGCTGTTCCTGCGCCGGGAACGCCCCGTGAAGGCCGCGTTCCACCTGGCTGCCCGGTGGCGCCCTGGGCGCGGCTGGGACGCGGTTCCGGCCCGCGCGGCCCTGGTGGGCGCCCGCCAGGGCCGCACAGGCCTCCCATGAAGGAGATGTCATGTTTCCTGACAGAATAGGCGGGATGAAGCGGTTTACCCTGAAGGCCATGCGCGGCCTCCCCCATTCCCACCCGCACCCCGACCCGCGCCGGGCGTCCCGGCGGCTGATGGCGGCCGTCACGGCGCTGCTGTTTCCGGCGCTGCTGGGCGCCTGCGCTCCGGCGGCCACGCAGCCGGGCACGGTGCAGGCCAGTACGCCCGTGACCGGCGTGTCGTTCTACCCGCTGGAGAGCGGTCTGGCGTGGTCGTACCTGCTGGAGGGCGAGGCGGCGGGCACCGCGCCGTACGTGCTGCGGTCGCTGGGGCCAACGGTGTTCGCGGGTCAGAAGGTCCTGTCGTTCCAGTTGGCGGGGCGCGGCGCGGAGCAGACGTGGTTCCGCACGGTCAGCGCGGGCGGCGTGCAGTTGCTGGGGCTGCGTAAGCCCGGCGTGAACGTGCGGCTCGACCCGCCCTGGCAGGAGTACCCGGCCGAGGGTGCGTGGCGGCCCGGTCTGACCTGGCAGGGCCAGAGTGAGATCACCATCAGCGGCGATGACGGCGCCGTGCAGAAAAAGGGCCTGCTGACCTACAGTTACGTGGTGCAGGAACGCCGGACCGTGCAGACGCCCGGCGGAACGTTCGACGTGTGGGTCGTGACCCGTCAGATCAGCGACACGGTGGGCGGCCTGTTTCCCGCCACGCAGCAACTGTGGTTCACGCCGTTCGTGGGGGAGGTCCGCACGCCCGAGGGGCTGCTGCTGACCGCCCGGAACTTCGCTGCTCGCCCAGGAGGTCAGTAAATGAGTCCCGAATCCATCCTTCCGTCCGGTACCGGCACACCCCTGCTGGACCGCGTGAACAGCCCGGCCGATCTCAAGCGCCTGTCGCGTGAGCAATTGCCCGCGCTGTCGCAGGAACTGCGGGACGAGATCGTGCGCGTCTGCTCGGTGGGCGGCCTGCACCTCGCCTCCTCACTGGGGGCCACGGACCTGATCGTGGCGCTGCATTACGTACTGAACTCGCCGCGTGACCGGATCCTGTTCGATGTGGGGCATCAGGCGTACGCGCACAAGATCCTCACGGGCCGCCGTGACCAGATGGCAACCATCAAGAAGGAGGGCGGCCTGAGCGGCTTTACCAAGGTCAGCGAGAACCCGCACGACGCGATCACGGTCGGGCACGCCAGCACCAGCCTCGCGAACGCGCTGGGCATGGCCATGGCCCGCGACGCACTGGGCCAGGACTACAAGGTCGCGGCCGTGATCGGGGACGGCAGCCTGACGGGCGGCATGGCGCTGGCGGCGCTGAACACCATCGGGGACATGAACCGCCGCATGCTGATCGTCCTGAACGACAACGAGATGAGCATCAGCGAGAACGTGGGCGCGATGAACAAGTTCATGCGCGGCCTGCAGGTGCAGAAGTGGTTCCAGGAAGGCGAGGGCGCGGGCAAGAAGGCCATGGAGGCCGTCAGCAAACCCCTGGCCAGCTTCATGAGCCGCGCCAAGAGCTCCACGCGGCACTTCTTCGACCCGGCCAGCGTGAACCCCTTCGCGGCGATGGGCGTGCGCTACGTCGGCCCGGTGGACGGGCACAACGTGCAGGAACTCGTGTGGCTCATGGAGCGACTGGTGGACCTGGACGGGCCGACCATCCTGCACGTCGTGACCACCAAGGGCAAGGGCCTGAGCTACGCCGAGGCCGACCCGATCTACTGGCACGGCCCGGGCAAGTTCGACCCGCAGACCGGGGAGTTCAGTGCCAGCAAGGCGTACTCGTGGAGCAACGCCTTCGGGGACGCCATGACCGAACTGGCCGCGCAGGACCCGCGCGCGTTCGTGATCACGCCCGCCATGCGCGAGGGCAGCGGGCTGGTCGGGTACTCGAAGGCGCACCCGAACCGCTACCTGGACGTCGGGATCGCCGAGGAGGTCGCCGTGACCGCTGCCGCCGGGATGGCCCTGCAGGGCCTGCGCCCGGTCGTGGCGATCTACTCGTCGTTCCTGCAACGCGCGTACGATCAGGTGCTGCACGACGTGGCCATCGAGAACCTGAACGTCACGTTCGCCATCGACCGCGCCGGGATCGTGGGCGCGGACGGCGCGACGCACAACGGCGTGTTCGACCTGAGTTTCCTGCGCTCCATTCCCGGCGTGCGGATCGGCCTGCCGAGGGACGCGGCGGAACTGCGCGGCATGCTGAAGTACGCGCAGACGCACGACGGCCCGTTCGCGATCCGCTACCCGCGCGGCAACACCACCCCCGTCCCGGAGGGCACCTGGCCTGAACTGGAGTGGGGCACCTGGGAACGCGTGCAGGACGGCACGGACGTGGTCATCCTGGCGGGCGGCAAGGGCCTGGAGTACGCGCAGAAGGCCGCCGCCGGACTGGACGGCGTGGGCGTCGTGAACGCCCGCTTCGTGAAACCCCTGGACGAGGCGATGCTGCGCGACGTGGCCCGCACCGCCCGCGCGATCATCACCGTCGAGGACAACACCGTCGTCGGCGGCTTCGGCAGCGCCGTGCTGGAATTCCTGAACGCCGAGGGCATCCGGACCCCCGTGCGCGTCCTGGGCATCCCCGACGAATTCCAGGAGCACGCGACCGTCGAGAGCGTCCACGCCCGCACCGGCATCGACGCGCAGGCCATCCGCACCGTGCTGGCCGAACTCGGCGTGGACGTCCCGCTCGGGGTGTAGCAGGTTGATGGTCGATAGTTGATGGTTGATGGAAGGGAGCCGACCCTCTATCAACCATCAACTTTCAACCATCTACATCCTTACTTCGCCGTTGCCTTCTACGATCCATTTCGTGGTGGTCAGTTCGCGCAGGCCCATGGGGCCGCGGGCGTGGAGTTTCTGGGTGCTGATGGCGACCTCGGCGCCCAGGCCGAGTTGTCCGCCGTCGTTGAAGCGGGGGCTGGCGTTCACGACCACGGCCGCCGAGTCCACGTCCTCAATGAATCGCCCCGCCTGGGCTTCGTCGCGGGTGAGGATCACGTCGGTGTGGTTGCCGCGCGCGGCGATGAAGTCCAGCGCGTCCTCGAAGGAGGGGACGGTCTTCACGCTGGCGGTCAGGGCCAGGAATTCCGTGCCGTAGTCGGTGTCCGTGGCGGGGTCGGTGGTGATCCCGGCGGCACTCAGGGCCGCGTGGGCGGTCGGGTCGGTGCGCAGGGTCACGCCGTGCGCCTGGAGGTCGCGGGCGATGTCCGGCAGGGCGTCCAGGGCGTCCTCGTGGATCAGGAGGGTGTCCAGGGCGTTGCAGGCGCTGGGTTTCTGCACCTTCGCGTTCCGGACGATCTCCAGGGCGCGCGCGCGGTCCTCGGGGTCGCGGGTGAAGCTGGGATCGAGGTACACGTGCACCACGCCGATGCCGCCCACGATGACGGGCACGGTGGCGTTCTCCACGCAGTAGCGGTGCAGTCCGGCCCCGCCGCGCGGGATGATCGCGTCGACCAGATCGTCCAGTTTCAGCAGTTCCAGCATGCGTTCGCGGGCCGGGTCGCGGATGACCTGCACCCCGTCCGCCGGGAGCCCCTGCGCCCGCAGCGCGGCGTGAATGACAGCTTCCAGCGCGGCGTTGCTGCGCACGGTTTCCTTCCCGCCGCGCAGGATCACGGCGTTCCCGCTCATCAGGGCCAGCGCGGCGACATCCACGGTCACGTTCGGGCGGCTCTCGTAGATGACGCCCAGCACGCCCAGCGGCACGCGCCGGGTGCTGACGCGGATGCCGCTCGGCTGGGTCTGCGCGGGGGTGGTCTCGCCCACCGGGTCGGGCAGGCGCGACACGGCCTCCACGTCCGCGGCGATGCCGTCCAGCATGCGGGCGTCCAGGCGCAGGCGGGCCACCATCGGCTCGGGCAGCCCGGCCTCAATGGCAGCCTGCACGTCCTGTGCGTTCGCGGCCAGGATGGCGGCAGCATTCGCGCGCAGTCCGGCGGCAATGGCGTGCAACGCCGAGACCTTGCGCGCGGTGGGCAGCGACCGCAGCACGCGGGCGGCGGCGCGGGCCTGCACGCCCATCAGCCGCACGGGCTGCGTTCCGCTGGGCTGGGTCTCGTGCGGGGGGGTGGTGGACTGCGCGGCGCTCATACGTCCGAGCGTAGCAGCGCCGCGCGGCCCGCGTGACGGCGCGGAGTAGGCAGCGGCGTGCCGGTTCAGCCGACCGTGCGCCGGGGCGTGAGTTGCAGCAGCGCCTGCGCCAGCAGGTGAGGGTCGTGCCGCGCCTGGCCGGGTTGCAGCAGCGGGTGCAGCACGCAGCGGGCGCGCAGGTCCCGGCTGGCGCCGTGCAGGGTCAGCAGGTGCGCGCCCTCCGCGGCGTACCGTTCGGTCACCTCGGCGGGCAGCATGGCGTTGTTCACGAGTACGCAGTCCGGCGTGCGGCCCAGGTGGCGGGTGATGGCCTGCACGTGCCCTTCGAGGGTCAGGTCGTCGGTCTCGCCGGGTTCGGTCATCAGGCTCGCCACGTACACCAGCGGCGCGCCCGACTCGCGGATGGCGCGGGCGATGCCCGGCACCAGCAGCGCCGGGATGATGCTGGTGTACAGGCTGCCGGGCCCCAGGATGATCTGCTCGGCGTGCTCGATGGCGGCCAGCACCTCGGGCAGGGTCGGCAGGTCCGGGGGGTCCAGCGTGACCTGCTGGATGGTGGCCTTCCCCACCTGCGGCGCGAACTGACTCTCGCCGCGGATCTCGCGGCCGTCACTGAGGTGAGCGACCAGCGTGGCCGGGTGGGTGGTGGCGGGGTAGACGTTCCCGCGGATGCGCAGCACCTCGTGAATGTCCTTCATGGCGGCGCTCAGGCCGCCCTGTTCCTCGCTGAGCGTGGCAAGCAGCAGGTTCCCGAAGGTGTGCCCTTCCAGGCCCTCGCCGCGCCGGAAGCGGTGCAGCAGCAACCGGGCCATGACGGGACTGTCGCTCAGGGCGGCGTAGCAGTCGGTCAGGTCGCCCGGCGCGACCATGTCGAGTGCCTCTCGCAGGCGGCCGCTGCTGCCGCCGTCGTCCGAGACGGTCACGACGGCCGTGGTGTTCCCGGTGTGGGCGCGCAGGCCCGAGAGCAGGTTGGACATGCCGGTCCCGCCGCCCAGCGTCACGAGGTGCGGGCCGCGCGCCAGGTTCCGGCGTTCGTACAGGACGTCCACGGCTGTTTCCGGGGCGGTGCCCATGCCGCTCAGGACCGAGCGGTTGAGCATCATGATGCTCCAGAGTGCGCCGGTCAGCGCGAGCAGCATGATGGCCGCGCCGCCCGTGTACAGCGGCATCAGTTCCGGCGTGACCAGGGCGTTCACCCACAGGATCCAGCGGGTCGCCACGAAGTGCAGCGGGCCGGTCCAGGTGAAGTGCAGCACGCCCACCCCGCCGATCAGGGTGCAGATCACGAACAGCGCCAGCCAGCGTTTCACGCCGATGCCGGGCGCCATCCACATGCGGGCGCGGCGGCCGCTGCGTTTCAGGCCCGGTTTCAGACGGGCGCGGCGCGAGAGGGGCGGCTCAGCCGGGGCTGGGCTGGCTGCCTGGGGTGGGCTGGCCGGGTCGCGTGGCCGGGCGTTGCGTTGCGAGAGGGGCGGGTCGCTCACCCGTGCTCGCCGACTTTCATGTCGCGGTGGTCCATGACGTCCACGTTCAGGTCCTTCAGGTCCCCGGCGA
This portion of the Deinococcus seoulensis genome encodes:
- a CDS encoding gluconeogenesis factor YvcK family protein translates to MWMAPGIGVKRWLALFVICTLIGGVGVLHFTWTGPLHFVATRWILWVNALVTPELMPLYTGGAAIMLLALTGALWSIMMLNRSVLSGMGTAPETAVDVLYERRNLARGPHLVTLGGGTGMSNLLSGLRAHTGNTTAVVTVSDDGGSSGRLREALDMVAPGDLTDCYAALSDSPVMARLLLHRFRRGEGLEGHTFGNLLLATLSEEQGGLSAAMKDIHEVLRIRGNVYPATTHPATLVAHLSDGREIRGESQFAPQVGKATIQQVTLDPPDLPTLPEVLAAIEHAEQIILGPGSLYTSIIPALLVPGIARAIRESGAPLVYVASLMTEPGETDDLTLEGHVQAITRHLGRTPDCVLVNNAMLPAEVTERYAAEGAHLLTLHGASRDLRARCVLHPLLQPGQARHDPHLLAQALLQLTPRRTVG
- a CDS encoding glutamate-5-semialdehyde dehydrogenase codes for the protein MGVQARAAARVLRSLPTARKVSALHAIAAGLRANAAAILAANAQDVQAAIEAGLPEPMVARLRLDARMLDGIAADVEAVSRLPDPVGETTPAQTQPSGIRVSTRRVPLGVLGVIYESRPNVTVDVAALALMSGNAVILRGGKETVRSNAALEAVIHAALRAQGLPADGVQVIRDPARERMLELLKLDDLVDAIIPRGGAGLHRYCVENATVPVIVGGIGVVHVYLDPSFTRDPEDRARALEIVRNAKVQKPSACNALDTLLIHEDALDALPDIARDLQAHGVTLRTDPTAHAALSAAGITTDPATDTDYGTEFLALTASVKTVPSFEDALDFIAARGNHTDVILTRDEAQAGRFIEDVDSAAVVVNASPRFNDGGQLGLGAEVAISTQKLHARGPMGLRELTTTKWIVEGNGEVRM
- a CDS encoding PspA/IM30 family protein, with translation MSILDRLSRLLRANVNDLISRAEDPGLIIEQALRDMRAAYAEARSEVADAMSQNAKLDREASSNRRMAAEYEKKAEEALRGGSEDLAREALRRSQNAKDLAAGFEEQLALQSSTVEQLKTQLRALEAKIDEMESKKSLLAARQKTAQAGATLDRVSGFDRAGGAMDAFEEMEQKVSGMEDRNRAMQELRQENDFDAQLKDLGRGQALDDAMAALKAKVSGDKS
- the dxs gene encoding 1-deoxy-D-xylulose-5-phosphate synthase — translated: MSPESILPSGTGTPLLDRVNSPADLKRLSREQLPALSQELRDEIVRVCSVGGLHLASSLGATDLIVALHYVLNSPRDRILFDVGHQAYAHKILTGRRDQMATIKKEGGLSGFTKVSENPHDAITVGHASTSLANALGMAMARDALGQDYKVAAVIGDGSLTGGMALAALNTIGDMNRRMLIVLNDNEMSISENVGAMNKFMRGLQVQKWFQEGEGAGKKAMEAVSKPLASFMSRAKSSTRHFFDPASVNPFAAMGVRYVGPVDGHNVQELVWLMERLVDLDGPTILHVVTTKGKGLSYAEADPIYWHGPGKFDPQTGEFSASKAYSWSNAFGDAMTELAAQDPRAFVITPAMREGSGLVGYSKAHPNRYLDVGIAEEVAVTAAAGMALQGLRPVVAIYSSFLQRAYDQVLHDVAIENLNVTFAIDRAGIVGADGATHNGVFDLSFLRSIPGVRIGLPRDAAELRGMLKYAQTHDGPFAIRYPRGNTTPVPEGTWPELEWGTWERVQDGTDVVILAGGKGLEYAQKAAAGLDGVGVVNARFVKPLDEAMLRDVARTARAIITVEDNTVVGGFGSAVLEFLNAEGIRTPVRVLGIPDEFQEHATVESVHARTGIDAQAIRTVLAELGVDVPLGV